In the Sulfurivermis fontis genome, CGCCGCACATGAACGCCCTCGCGCAATGCAATCTGTTCTGGGTCAAACTGTTTCCCTTTCTGCGCTGGTGGCCGCGCGTCAACCGTGACAGCGTCCGCGCCGACCTGCTCGCCGGCCTGACCGGCGCCGTCATCGTCCTGCCCCAGGGCGTCGCCTTCGCCACCATCGCCGGCCTGCCGCCGGAATACGGCCTGTACGCCGCCATGATGCCGGCGGTAATCGCCGCCCTGTGGGGCAGTTCCTGGCACCTGGTCTCCGGCCCCACCACCGCCATCTCCATCGTGGTGTTCGCCTCCCTCAGTCCGCTGGCCGAACCGGGCAGCACCGACTTCGTCCGCCTCGCCATCACCCTCGCCTTCCTGGTCGGCGTGCTGCAGCTGGTGATGGCCCTGGCCAAGATGGGCAGCCTGGTCAACTTCATCTCCCACTCGGTGGTGGTCGGCTTCACCGCCGGCGCGGCGATCCTCATCGCCGCCAGCCAGATCAAGAATTTCTTCGCCCTGGACATCCCCCGCGGCAGCCACTTCTACGAAATCATCTACACCTTCTTCCAGCAGCTGGACGCGATCAATCCCTATGTCACCGCCGTCGGCATGGTGACACTGGTGACGGGCATCGTGGCACGGCGTTATGCCCGCCGCATCTACATGATCATCGCCATGCTGGTGGGCAGCCTGTTCGCCCTGGCACTCAACATGGCCTTCGGCGTCGAGACCACCGGTATCCGTACCGTGGGCGCCCTCCCCACCCACCTGCCGCCGCTGTCCCTGCCCGACCTGTCGCTGGGCACCATCAAGCAGCTGGCGCCCAGTGCAGTGGCCGTGGCCCTGCTGGCCATCACCGAGGCGGTGTCCATTGCCCGCTCCATCGGCAACAAGGCGCAGCAGCGCATCGACGGCAACCAGGAATTCATCGGCCAGGGCCTGTCCAACATGGTCGGCGCCTTCTTCTCCGCCTATCCGAGCAGCGGCTCGTTCAACCGCAGCGGCGTGAACTTCGCTGCCGGCGCCCAAACCCCCCTCGCCTCGGTATTTGCCGCCATTGCCCTGGCGCTGATCGTGCTGCTGGTCGCGCCGCTGGCCGCCTACCTGCCGGTGGCGGCTATGGCCGGCATCCTGTTCCTGGTCGCCTGGGGCCTGATCGACTTCCATCACATCGGCCAGATCATCCGCGTCAGCCGCAGCGAAACCACCGTGCTCGGCGCCACCTTCTTCGGCGCCCTGTTCCTGGAGCTGGAATTCGCCATCCTGCTCGGCGTGATGCTGTCGCTGGTGTTCTACCTCAACCGCACCTCGCGCCCGCGCATCCTCAGCCGCGTGCCGAACCCAAAGCACGAAAAACGCGCCTTCACCACCGACCCGGCCCTGCCGGAATGTCCGCAGCTCAAGATCATGCGCATCGAGGGCTCGCTGTTCTTCGGCGCCATCAATCACGTCGAACAGGCCATGCACAATGTCGACGCGCTCAACCCACAACAGAAACACCTGCTACTGGTCGCCAAGGCGATCAACTTCGTCGACCTTGCCGGCGCCGAGATGCTGACCCAGGAGGCCGAGCGCCGCCACAAGCTAGGCGGCGGCTTCTACCTGTACGAGGTCAAGGATACGGTGTGCAGCATCCTGCACCGGGGTGGCTACATCAAAACCATCGGTGACGAGCACATCTTCCATTCCAAGACCGAGGCACTGCAGACCATCATCAATGACAAGCTGGACCACACCATCTGCCGGCAGTGCGACAAGCGCATTTTCCGCGAGTGCCAGCAGTTCGCCCCGGTAGGCAGCTGAGACATCTGCCACAGCTGGCCTGGGGGACGGCCGTGGTATGATCGCGCTCCGACTGTCGGACCGTCAGACTTATGCGCGCAGCCAGCCTTACCCGCAGAATGGCACGAGATGTAACGACGCGACTGCGTCAGCAGATGGCCGCGCTGTGGCCACGCGCCGGCCTCCTGTGGCAGAACCTGCAACCGCAGCACTTCCCCATTGCCTACAAACTGGCCCTGGTCATTACCCTTGTCATCACTGTGGGAATGTCCCTGCTGGGCATGGCCGTGGTGGACAACCAGACACGCCTGCTGCGCCAACAGATGAATCACTTCGGCCAGGCGCTCATCAGCCAGATGGCGGAGACCGTCAAGGAGCCGCTGTTGGCCGGCGACAGTCTGACACTGAGCCTGACGGCCGGCAGCATGATGCGTCACGCCGGTGTGCGCGGCGCCGTCGTCTACAACGAAGAACTCGAGCCCCTGATCAGCGAAGGCCTGGCACCCACGCCGCTCCAGCTCAGGCAGTTGGTGGAACAGGCCAAGGCCGGCAACAGCATCGCCACCGTGGAATGGCAAGCACTGACACAGGGCCACCCCACCGACGCCATCGCCTTCTTCACCCCCATCGAGGTGCGTGAACTGATCACCGGCTATGTGCTGCTCACCTTCGATCATTCCCAGCTCAGTCAGGCCCAGCGCGATACCCTGCACGCCGTCACCACTGCCACCCTATTGATGGTCCTGCTCGGTGCCGTCGCCGCCATCCTGCTCGGCCAGCGTCTGTCACGGCCGATCAACGACCTGATGGATGCCAGCCTGCAAATTTCCCGCGGCAACTATAGCTTCCGCTTCGCCGAGCGGCGCAACGACGAAATCGGTACCCTGATGCAGGCCTTCAACACCATGAGTGACGGGCTGCTGCGCAAGGAGCAGGTGGAGCAGATATTTTCCCGTTATGTCTCGCCCAAGGTGGCGCGCGAGGTGCTGAGCGATCTCGATCAGGTGCAGCT is a window encoding:
- a CDS encoding SulP family inorganic anion transporter, encoding MNALAQCNLFWVKLFPFLRWWPRVNRDSVRADLLAGLTGAVIVLPQGVAFATIAGLPPEYGLYAAMMPAVIAALWGSSWHLVSGPTTAISIVVFASLSPLAEPGSTDFVRLAITLAFLVGVLQLVMALAKMGSLVNFISHSVVVGFTAGAAILIAASQIKNFFALDIPRGSHFYEIIYTFFQQLDAINPYVTAVGMVTLVTGIVARRYARRIYMIIAMLVGSLFALALNMAFGVETTGIRTVGALPTHLPPLSLPDLSLGTIKQLAPSAVAVALLAITEAVSIARSIGNKAQQRIDGNQEFIGQGLSNMVGAFFSAYPSSGSFNRSGVNFAAGAQTPLASVFAAIALALIVLLVAPLAAYLPVAAMAGILFLVAWGLIDFHHIGQIIRVSRSETTVLGATFFGALFLELEFAILLGVMLSLVFYLNRTSRPRILSRVPNPKHEKRAFTTDPALPECPQLKIMRIEGSLFFGAINHVEQAMHNVDALNPQQKHLLLVAKAINFVDLAGAEMLTQEAERRHKLGGGFYLYEVKDTVCSILHRGGYIKTIGDEHIFHSKTEALQTIINDKLDHTICRQCDKRIFRECQQFAPVGS
- a CDS encoding adenylate/guanylate cyclase domain-containing protein; this translates as MARDVTTRLRQQMAALWPRAGLLWQNLQPQHFPIAYKLALVITLVITVGMSLLGMAVVDNQTRLLRQQMNHFGQALISQMAETVKEPLLAGDSLTLSLTAGSMMRHAGVRGAVVYNEELEPLISEGLAPTPLQLRQLVEQAKAGNSIATVEWQALTQGHPTDAIAFFTPIEVRELITGYVLLTFDHSQLSQAQRDTLHAVTTATLLMVLLGAVAAILLGQRLSRPINDLMDASLQISRGNYSFRFAERRNDEIGTLMQAFNTMSDGLLRKEQVEQIFSRYVSPKVAREVLSDLDQVQLGGQHVEASVLFADIAGFTALSEQLTPQEISSLLNEYFGVIALAAQAYQGHVDKYMGDCAMLVFGVPQPDDQHSLNAVCCAVLIQHLIGELNRRRQARGHIPVDFHISCNSGTMLAGNMGSRERMEYTVVGDAVNLASRLSTVAEAGQIIISKEMYSLPTLNGRIIGHEHNTIRLRGKQQPVATVEIIDLIEPLRHQMEQHYHHILRQQPELASA